Genomic DNA from Streptomyces sp. PCS3-D2:
CTCGCCCAGTGGCAGAAGGTCCTGGACGTCAACCTGACGGGGCAGTTCCTGTGCGCCCGGGAGGCGACGCGGGAGTTCCTGCGGCGCGGCGTCGTCCCCGAGGTGTCCCGGGCGGCCGGGAAGATCATCTGTATGAGCTCGGTCCACCAGGTCATCCCGTGGGCGGGCCACGTCAACTACGCCTCCTCCAAGGGCGGCGTGCAGATGATGATGGAGACCCTGGCCCAGGAGCTCGCACCGCAGAAGATCCGGGTGAACGCGGTCGCCCCCGGGGCCATCAAGACGCCGATCAACCGCGGCGCCTGGGAGACCGAGCAGGCCCGTGAGGACCTGCTGAAGCTGATCCCCTACGACCGGATCGGCGATCCGGACGACATCGCCCACGCGGTCGTCGCCCTCGCCTCCGACCTCATGGACTACGTGGTGGGGACCACCCTCTACGTCGACGGCGGGATGACCCTCTTCCCCGGGTTCGCCACGGGCGGCTGACTCCCCTCCCCGGCTCCCAGCGAAGGCACGCATGCACACCACGGTTCTCCTGCTGGCGGCGGACGCGCCGGCCCAGCTGCTCCCGGCCCGGCAGCTCATGGCCTTCACCCTGGCCTCGCACATCATCCTGGTGCCGATGGGGGTGGCCCTGCCGTTCATCACCCTGCTGATGCACTACCGGGGAATCCGCCGCGACGACCCCACCGCCCTGCTGCTGGCGCGGCGCTGGTCGGCCGTGATGGCGGTGCAGTTCGCCGTCGGAGTCGTCACCGGCACCGTCCTGTCCTTCGAGTTCGGCCTGCTCTGGCCGGGGCTCATGGGCAAGTGGGGTGACGTGTTCGGCATCGGCTTCGGTGTCGAGGGGTGGGCGTTCTTCCTGGAGGCGGTGCTCATCGCCATCTACCTCTACGGCTGGCGCCGGCTGAAACCCCGTACGCACTTCCTGCTCGGGCTCCCGCTGCCGGCTGCCGCGCTGATGGGGGCGTTCGGCATCCTGGCCGCCAACTCGTGGATGAACACCCCGCGCGGGTTCACCCTCGACTCCGCCGGCAACCCGGTCGACGTGAACATCTGGAAGGCGATCTTCACCCCGATGTTCGGGCCGCAGTACTGGCACTTCGTGGTCGCGATGCTGCTGACCGCCGGATACGTGGTGGCCGGTGTCTACGCCGTCGGATGGCTGCGGGGCCGCCGGGACCACTACCACCGGCTCGGCTTCACCATCCCCTTCACCGTCGCCGCGATCGCCACCCCGATCCAGTTCTTCCTGGGCGACTCCATCGCCCGGCAGGTGTTCCACAAGCAGCCCGTGAAGTTCGCCGCCATGGAGATCGTGTGGGAGACCGACACCCACATGCCGGAGTACATCTTCGGCCGGCTCCACCCGGACGGCACGGTCTCGGGCGGCATCAAGATCCCCCAGCTCGACTCCATCCTGGCCGGCTTCAGCCCGGACACCAAGGTGATGGGGCTGGCCTCCGTCCCGGAGAGCGACCGCCCCAACGCCACCCAGGCGACCATCGCCCACTGGGCCTTCGACCTCATGGTCGTGATCGGGTCCGTACTGGTGCTGCTCGCCCTCTGGTACGCCGTGGTCTGGCTGCGGCACCGCAGGCTGCCGGCCTCCCCCTGGTTCTGGCGCAGCGCGGCCTGCGCGGGCGTCGCGTCCGTCGTGGCCGTGGAATGCGGCTGGGTGACCACCGAGGTGGGACGCCAGCCGTGGATCGTCTACCAGAACATGCGGGTCGCCGAAGCGGTCACCGCGACCCGCTCGACGACCTTGTGGATCATGTTCGGACTGGTGATCGTGGTGTACGTGTTCGTCTTCGGCGCGTTCCTCGCCGTCCTGCTCACGATGCGCACCCGATGGCGTCTCGCCGACGCGCAGCAGGGGGCGGGGCCTGCCGTCGAGGCACCGGAGGCGGACACCCCGTACGGGCCGCGCTCCCCCGTCCCGTCCGGACCGCCGCCCTCGTCGTCTTCATCGTCATCAGCCCCCGGGGACGGCCGCCCGTGACCGCCGACGTCATCGCCTTCGCGCTGCTGCTCGCCGTGACCGCCTACACCTGCGCGGGCGGCACCGACTACGGCGCCGGCTTCTGGGACCTCACCGCGGGAGGGGCGCAGCGGGGCAAACGGCAGCGATGGCTCATCGACCACGCCATGGCCCCGGTGTGGGAGGTCAACAACGTCTGGCTGATCTTCATCTTCGTCATCATGTGGACGGGGTTCCCGGTCTTCTTCCAGACGGTGTTCTCCGCGATGTGGGTGCCGCTCGCCCTGGCCGCCGTCGGCATGGTCCTGCGCGGTGCGGGCTTCGCCTTCCGCAAGGCCTCGCGGCGGCTCGCCGGGCGGCGGCTGTTCGGGAGCGTGTTCGCCGTGTCCTCGCTGGTGACTCCCTTCTTCCTCGGCGCGGCCGTCGGCGGCATCGCCTCGGGCCGGGTCGCGCTCGGCACGGAGGCCTCGGCCGAGGCCTGGTCGAACCCCACCTCGCTGCTGTTCGGGCTGCTGGCCATCGCGACCACGGCCTTCCTCGGCGCCGTGTTCCTCTCCGGGGACGCCCGCCGCTTCGGCGCGCCCGACCTCGTCGACCACTTCCGGGGGCGGGCGCTGGCGGCGCTCGCGGCGGTCGCCGTGCTGGCCGTGGTCGCGCTGTTCGTCACGCGCACCGACGCCCCGCACGTGTGGCACGGCCTCACCCACGGCATGGGCCTGCTCTTCGTCCTGCTGGCCGCGGCGGCCACCTTCGCCACGGCATGGCTGCTCCTGCGCCCGCCGGGGACCTGGGTGCGTGTCACGGCCGTGGGGGTCGTCGCGTCGGCCGTCCTGGCCTGGGGCATGGCCCAGCGGCCCTACCTCATCCCCACCTCGCTGACCGTCGCCGACGCGGCGGGGGCTCCCTCCACCCTGACCTGGCTGGCGTTCGTCACGCTGGTCGCCCTGGTGGTCGTCGCCCCGGCCCTCGTCCTGCTGTACTGGCTGGACACGCACGGCGAACTGGAGTCGCTCGGCGACGCCGACCTGCGGCGCGGCGGCGCCGAACCGGGGAAGAGCGCCGATGGGGGCTGACGGCCGCCCGCCGGGTACGGGCGGCCGTGTTGGA
This window encodes:
- a CDS encoding SDR family oxidoreductase; translation: MLKGQKALVTGANSGIGKATAIGLGRAGADVVVNYVADRESAEAVVREIASFGVRAAAYEADVSQEDQVVAMMDRMVREFGTIDILVANAGLQRDAPFTEMTLAQWQKVLDVNLTGQFLCAREATREFLRRGVVPEVSRAAGKIICMSSVHQVIPWAGHVNYASSKGGVQMMMETLAQELAPQKIRVNAVAPGAIKTPINRGAWETEQAREDLLKLIPYDRIGDPDDIAHAVVALASDLMDYVVGTTLYVDGGMTLFPGFATGG
- a CDS encoding cytochrome ubiquinol oxidase subunit I; this translates as MHTTVLLLAADAPAQLLPARQLMAFTLASHIILVPMGVALPFITLLMHYRGIRRDDPTALLLARRWSAVMAVQFAVGVVTGTVLSFEFGLLWPGLMGKWGDVFGIGFGVEGWAFFLEAVLIAIYLYGWRRLKPRTHFLLGLPLPAAALMGAFGILAANSWMNTPRGFTLDSAGNPVDVNIWKAIFTPMFGPQYWHFVVAMLLTAGYVVAGVYAVGWLRGRRDHYHRLGFTIPFTVAAIATPIQFFLGDSIARQVFHKQPVKFAAMEIVWETDTHMPEYIFGRLHPDGTVSGGIKIPQLDSILAGFSPDTKVMGLASVPESDRPNATQATIAHWAFDLMVVIGSVLVLLALWYAVVWLRHRRLPASPWFWRSAACAGVASVVAVECGWVTTEVGRQPWIVYQNMRVAEAVTATRSTTLWIMFGLVIVVYVFVFGAFLAVLLTMRTRWRLADAQQGAGPAVEAPEADTPYGPRSPVPSGPPPSSSSSSSAPGDGRP
- a CDS encoding cytochrome d ubiquinol oxidase subunit II gives rise to the protein MTADVIAFALLLAVTAYTCAGGTDYGAGFWDLTAGGAQRGKRQRWLIDHAMAPVWEVNNVWLIFIFVIMWTGFPVFFQTVFSAMWVPLALAAVGMVLRGAGFAFRKASRRLAGRRLFGSVFAVSSLVTPFFLGAAVGGIASGRVALGTEASAEAWSNPTSLLFGLLAIATTAFLGAVFLSGDARRFGAPDLVDHFRGRALAALAAVAVLAVVALFVTRTDAPHVWHGLTHGMGLLFVLLAAAATFATAWLLLRPPGTWVRVTAVGVVASAVLAWGMAQRPYLIPTSLTVADAAGAPSTLTWLAFVTLVALVVVAPALVLLYWLDTHGELESLGDADLRRGGAEPGKSADGG